In Herbinix luporum, a single window of DNA contains:
- a CDS encoding AraC family transcriptional regulator has product MNSTLLDKLKTLKEEEKEILKGNNVINLNLYMSPSSNIVDSNKILGQNKLIYVQAHTRFIHFSKHGHNYVEFVYMCQGHTFHIVDDEVIELKAGELLFLSQSVMHEVFPADFEDIAVNFIILPEFFDYTLKMIGSEKSLLRNFIVGCHKKNNNHVSYLHYKVSDVLPIQNLVENLIWNILIEKQSKRSINQITMGLLFLQLMNFTDKLYVGKTNFEEELMIKLLSFIEENYKEGSLTDFANILHCDLHWLSRMIKKITGKTFTQLKQIKRLDQAAYLLTTTNLTVSDISYAVGYSNVGYFHRIFQKRFSTSPNNYRKCK; this is encoded by the coding sequence ATGAATAGTACATTATTAGACAAATTAAAAACATTAAAAGAAGAAGAGAAGGAAATTCTAAAGGGGAATAATGTTATTAATCTTAATTTATATATGAGTCCATCTTCCAATATTGTTGATAGCAATAAAATATTAGGACAGAACAAACTGATTTATGTACAAGCTCACACCCGTTTTATACATTTTTCTAAACATGGCCATAATTATGTTGAATTTGTTTATATGTGTCAGGGTCATACATTTCATATTGTAGATGATGAAGTTATAGAGCTTAAGGCTGGTGAACTACTTTTTTTAAGCCAGAGTGTCATGCATGAAGTTTTTCCTGCAGATTTTGAAGATATAGCAGTGAACTTTATAATTCTTCCTGAATTTTTTGACTATACTCTTAAAATGATAGGTAGCGAAAAAAGTCTGCTACGAAATTTTATAGTAGGTTGTCATAAGAAGAATAACAATCATGTTAGCTATCTACACTACAAGGTGTCTGATGTTTTGCCAATCCAGAATTTAGTTGAGAATTTGATTTGGAATATATTAATAGAAAAGCAAAGTAAAAGAAGCATAAACCAGATTACCATGGGACTTTTATTTTTGCAATTAATGAATTTTACTGATAAACTATATGTAGGTAAAACTAATTTTGAAGAAGAACTTATGATTAAACTATTATCATTTATTGAAGAAAATTATAAGGAGGGTAGTCTTACTGATTTTGCCAATATACTTCATTGTGATCTTCATTGGTTAAGCCGTATGATAAAAAAAATTACAGGGAAAACATTTACCCAACTAAAGCAAATCAAGAGGTTAGATCAAGCAGCTTATCTACTTACTACAACTAATCTGACAGTATCTGATATTAGTTATGCGGTGGGGTATAGCAATGTAGGTTACTTCCATCGTATATTTCAAAAAAGATTTTCTACTTCACCAAATAATTATAGAAAATGCAAATAA
- a CDS encoding methyl-accepting chemotaxis protein, with protein MKKIGVLLEKILNCKLFRKIRFRLIASFMVPVAFILLLGVLSFSRASDGITSNYEKSTTQALNMAGKYLDFGFETVMATANQFINDDTLNKYLEGYYKEDRIEQGNKQKEIRNSFTTKETLDKFVGKVYAISESYDPISSNSDVANDTYQGFIETDIGQSVIENQYENFWIGESEYLDEKLAVSSDKYAIRLVRKIWKNNAILIIEVSMDTIKEVLRDFEFDKTGIVGFVTPDGKEIIATAKSGKVEVTLADKPIFSNNKFYKEALQGQEKEGSDFVPYKNKSHLFMYSKIGDTGVMLCGLVPKASIMSQADSIKNLTIVVALISIIVAVAIAIFISLRIDNAIKNIIAKLRVAAKGDLTVKFNIKRKDEFMTLIEELQYTFSNVKNLIMQVKDRSDEVSGSSSEVSKTAENLLKATEEISAAINQIESGITQQAKDAEECLNQMDNLSKKMLLVTESTKEISNIADNTKQSVQIGTFTTEALNTQTKETIRIAADIINEIQNLERKSSSIGEIINVINEIADQTNLLSLNASIEAARAGDAGRGFAVVASEIRKLADQSKESVNNIISIIEGIQEDTHKAVNIAREAEEVLRLQENAVSNTTQSYLNINDSVENLVVQLRQIIENVDNIEEARVSTLGAIESISAVLEEVAASANTVNHSAYEQLSSVDVLNRTANSLNNNAGVLVEAVEKFKV; from the coding sequence ATGAAAAAAATTGGGGTTTTGTTAGAAAAAATATTAAATTGTAAATTATTTAGAAAAATCAGATTTAGATTAATAGCTTCATTTATGGTACCGGTAGCATTTATACTACTATTAGGTGTTTTATCATTTTCAAGGGCCTCTGATGGTATAACTTCAAATTATGAAAAGTCCACAACTCAAGCTTTAAACATGGCAGGAAAATATCTTGATTTTGGTTTTGAAACTGTAATGGCCACTGCAAACCAATTTATTAATGATGATACTCTTAATAAATATTTGGAAGGGTATTATAAAGAAGATAGAATAGAACAAGGTAATAAGCAAAAAGAAATCAGAAATAGCTTCACAACAAAAGAAACACTTGATAAATTTGTAGGAAAAGTTTATGCTATATCGGAAAGTTATGATCCCATTTCCTCCAATTCCGATGTGGCAAATGATACATATCAAGGTTTTATAGAAACTGATATTGGGCAAAGTGTGATAGAAAATCAGTACGAGAATTTTTGGATCGGTGAAAGTGAGTATTTAGATGAAAAATTGGCTGTCTCTTCTGATAAATATGCAATTCGTCTAGTTCGTAAGATATGGAAAAATAATGCGATACTTATTATAGAAGTAAGTATGGACACTATAAAAGAAGTCTTAAGAGATTTTGAATTTGACAAAACAGGTATTGTTGGATTTGTAACTCCTGATGGGAAAGAAATTATAGCAACAGCCAAATCCGGTAAAGTGGAAGTAACCCTAGCAGACAAACCGATATTTTCAAATAATAAGTTCTATAAAGAAGCCTTACAAGGTCAAGAAAAAGAGGGGTCTGACTTTGTGCCATATAAGAATAAATCCCACTTGTTTATGTATTCTAAAATTGGTGACACAGGGGTAATGCTTTGTGGTTTGGTTCCAAAGGCTTCTATTATGAGTCAGGCTGACAGCATAAAGAACTTAACAATTGTAGTTGCTCTAATTTCTATTATAGTAGCAGTAGCAATTGCTATTTTCATATCATTAAGAATAGATAATGCAATTAAGAATATTATAGCAAAGCTTAGGGTAGCAGCAAAAGGAGACCTGACTGTTAAATTTAATATTAAGAGAAAAGATGAATTTATGACTTTAATAGAAGAACTACAGTATACCTTCTCCAATGTAAAAAATTTAATTATGCAAGTCAAGGATCGTAGTGATGAGGTATCCGGTTCTTCCTCAGAGGTATCAAAAACCGCTGAGAATTTATTAAAGGCAACGGAAGAGATATCAGCTGCAATCAATCAGATAGAATCAGGTATAACACAACAGGCTAAGGACGCAGAAGAATGTCTAAACCAGATGGATAACTTATCAAAGAAAATGTTGTTGGTAACTGAAAGTACAAAAGAAATCAGCAATATTGCTGATAATACAAAACAAAGTGTTCAAATAGGTACATTTACGACTGAAGCATTGAACACACAAACAAAAGAAACAATTAGGATTGCTGCAGATATTATCAATGAGATACAGAATCTAGAGAGAAAATCTTCATCAATTGGTGAGATTATTAATGTTATTAATGAAATCGCAGACCAAACAAACCTGCTATCATTAAATGCTTCCATTGAAGCTGCCAGAGCCGGAGATGCCGGTAGGGGATTTGCTGTTGTTGCCAGTGAAATCCGTAAATTAGCCGACCAATCTAAAGAATCAGTAAATAATATTATATCAATTATTGAAGGTATTCAAGAGGATACTCATAAAGCAGTTAATATTGCAAGAGAAGCTGAAGAAGTATTGCGCTTACAGGAAAATGCTGTAAGTAATACAACTCAATCTTACTTGAACATTAATGATAGTGTAGAAAATCTTGTTGTTCAGTTAAGACAAATTATCGAAAATGTAGATAATATTGAAGAAGCAAGAGTAAGTACCCTAGGTGCAATTGAAAGTATTTCAGCAGTACTAGAAGAAGTTGCGGCATCTGCAAATACCGTTAATCACTCAGCTTACGAGCAATTATCTTCAGTGGATGTATTAAATAGAACAGCTAATAGCTTAAATAATAACGCCGGAGTACTTGTGGAGGCAGTAGAAAAGTTTAAGGTTTAA
- a CDS encoding polysaccharide biosynthesis tyrosine autokinase, with protein sequence MELSLKEIIELIYKRLKLIIIFVLIGAGLLFVVNRFIRRPIYTASVQLYVNPNDTTPAANLNELNYAQKVVATYVNLLRTQKFYKKVLEETGLNYSESQLKNMTNIQSVGDTEIFKISVNSHSASDSYELVKAMEYIAPQIISEVKNNAKITVIDPVVFPTGPSGPNILLNTMIGALAGFFLAFTFAFLWELIDVKVKSKDDLMEKYQIPILGAIPSFNDMIPRKNVLLQKMSFLNRKKKKSNLNQMINEQANFIITEAYKALRINLLYTIRKQGCKKILINSPNPEEGKSTTCLNIGIALANAGAKVLLIDCDLRKGRLHKPLNVKSTPGLSNVLSVMKTDEEVVQDTDYENLQLIACGTIAPNPTELLSSIQMEELLLRLEKRYDYIILDSAPVNLVADALSLAKLVDGILMVVRENGTTYPNIDSALNKYELIDGKLLGFVINGITFKQGEKSKSKYYYNVNQDD encoded by the coding sequence ATGGAATTATCGCTAAAAGAGATAATTGAACTAATATATAAAAGATTGAAGCTAATTATAATTTTTGTTTTAATAGGTGCAGGTCTTCTTTTTGTCGTTAATAGATTTATAAGAAGGCCTATTTATACAGCTTCAGTACAGTTATATGTTAATCCCAATGATACTACACCCGCCGCAAATTTAAATGAATTAAACTATGCACAAAAGGTAGTAGCAACTTATGTTAACTTATTACGTACCCAAAAATTTTATAAAAAAGTATTAGAAGAAACCGGTCTTAATTATTCTGAATCTCAGTTGAAAAATATGACTAATATACAATCTGTAGGAGACACTGAAATATTTAAAATAAGTGTTAACTCTCACAGTGCTTCTGATTCCTATGAACTTGTGAAAGCTATGGAATATATTGCACCCCAGATAATCAGTGAAGTTAAGAATAATGCAAAAATAACTGTTATAGACCCGGTAGTATTTCCGACTGGACCTTCGGGTCCTAATATCCTTTTAAATACCATGATTGGCGCCTTGGCCGGATTTTTTCTAGCATTTACTTTTGCATTTCTATGGGAGTTAATTGACGTTAAAGTAAAAAGCAAAGATGATCTAATGGAGAAATACCAGATTCCCATTCTGGGAGCAATACCAAGTTTCAACGATATGATTCCAAGAAAAAATGTCTTATTACAAAAAATGTCTTTTCTAAATAGGAAAAAGAAAAAATCAAATCTAAACCAAATGATAAATGAGCAAGCTAATTTTATAATAACCGAAGCCTATAAAGCCCTAAGGATTAATTTGCTATATACCATAAGAAAGCAAGGATGTAAAAAAATATTAATTAATAGCCCTAATCCAGAAGAGGGAAAAAGCACTACTTGTCTTAACATTGGGATAGCCCTTGCAAATGCGGGAGCAAAGGTTTTATTAATTGATTGTGACCTTCGTAAAGGAAGACTTCACAAACCACTTAATGTAAAAAGCACTCCTGGCTTAAGTAATGTCCTATCGGTAATGAAAACTGATGAAGAAGTAGTTCAAGATACTGATTATGAGAATCTTCAGCTAATAGCTTGTGGCACTATTGCTCCTAATCCAACTGAACTTTTATCCAGTATTCAGATGGAGGAGTTATTATTAAGACTTGAGAAAAGATATGACTATATTATATTAGATTCTGCCCCGGTTAACTTAGTTGCTGATGCATTAAGTTTAGCAAAGTTAGTGGATGGAATCTTGATGGTGGTTAGGGAAAATGGCACAACCTACCCAAATATAGATAGTGCACTAAATAAATATGAGCTGATAGATGGCAAATTACTTGGTTTTGTAATAAACGGAATAACATTTAAGCAGGGAGAGAAATCTAAATCCAAGTATTATTATAATGTAAATCAAGATGATTGA
- a CDS encoding alpha/beta fold hydrolase — protein sequence MLFTEKGDKSLPTIILLHGNGLSDWSWDRVVKELQEEYHIVTPIIDGHGEDFETEFTSIEDSADKLIQYIDRYQYGKVFAIGGCTLGAQIVIDILSKRNDIAQYAIIESPLIYPIKLPSSTMNSLSFKVAYKLAKKSWFAKLQAKSLNIPKELYDKFFEDNKK from the coding sequence ATGCTTTTTACAGAAAAAGGAGACAAAAGCTTACCTACTATTATACTACTTCATGGTAATGGATTATCTGACTGGTCATGGGACAGGGTAGTTAAGGAGTTACAAGAGGAGTATCATATTGTGACACCAATAATTGATGGGCATGGGGAGGATTTTGAAACTGAATTTACTAGTATTGAAGATTCAGCAGACAAATTAATACAGTATATTGACAGATATCAGTATGGAAAAGTTTTTGCAATCGGTGGTTGTACATTAGGAGCACAAATTGTTATTGATATATTGTCAAAAAGAAATGATATTGCCCAGTATGCAATAATAGAAAGTCCATTAATCTACCCTATTAAGCTACCATCTTCTACAATGAATAGCCTATCATTTAAAGTGGCATACAAACTGGCTAAAAAAAGTTGGTTTGCTAAATTACAGGCAAAAAGTTTAAATATTCCTAAAGAATTATACGACAAATTTTTCGAAGATAACAAAAAATAA
- a CDS encoding glycoside hydrolase family 48 protein, with protein sequence MKKKSFRKVISSVLALTLLLSFVSHLTLKGGVSAATSSEDLYKQRFLELWEELHDPANGYFSSHGIPYHSIETMIVEAPDYGHVTTSEAMSYYLWLEALYGKFTGDFSYFEKAWDILEKYMIPSEEDQPNRSMARYNPSSPATYAPEWEEPSMYPAQLDFNAPVGVDPIYNELVRAYGTNTIYGMHWLLDVDNWYGYGRRADGKSSPSYINTFQRGSQESTWETIPQPCWDDLTMGGRNGYLDLFTGDSQYSAQFKYTNAPDADARAVQATYWANVWAKEHGVDISDEVAKATKMGDYLRYSMFDKYFRKIGDSKQAGTGYDSAHYLMSWYYAWGGGITADWSWIIGSSHNHAGYQNPMAAWILSNDSEFKPKSENGARDWGKSLERQLEFYQWLQSAEGAIAGGASNSYNGRYETLPSGTSTFYGMGYVENPVYLDPGSNTWFGFQAWSMQRVAEYYYQTNDARAKDLMDKWVSWIKSVVKINSDGTFAVPSNIEWSGQPDTWTGTPTGNPNLHVEVVSYGTDLGVTGSLANALLYYAKASGDDEARELAKELLDRIWTLYRDDKGVAAPESREDYKRFFEQEVYVPEGWTGTMPNGDKIEHGITFLDIRSKYLDDPDYPKLLEAYEKGEAPEFTYHRFWAQCDVAIANGIYSILFSESDDPANNSSITPSSATFDKNEENQKDIDVTVTLNGNTLEAVKAGNSTLVEGVDYSIRGNTVTIKKEFLAKQAVGNLSIVFDFSAGLDRTLSVKIVDTTQGSEDPEEPVKGDILLESFNAGTQATSNSILPRYRITNTGNSSISLSDLKIRYYYTIDGDKSQTFWCDWSSIGSNNVVGTFVKMSSPKAGADYYLEISFTDGAGNLEPGASIEVQGRFSKSDWSNYTQTDDYSFNSSNSYYGENNKVTVYLSEKLVYGMEP encoded by the coding sequence ATGAAGAAAAAAAGCTTTAGAAAAGTAATATCGTCTGTACTAGCTTTGACCTTATTACTAAGTTTTGTGTCTCATTTGACATTAAAAGGTGGCGTATCTGCAGCCACTTCATCCGAAGATCTTTATAAGCAGAGATTCCTTGAGTTATGGGAAGAACTTCATGATCCTGCTAACGGGTATTTTAGTTCCCATGGGATACCTTATCATTCAATCGAAACTATGATTGTTGAAGCTCCGGATTATGGCCATGTTACTACCAGTGAGGCCATGAGCTATTATCTTTGGCTTGAGGCCTTATATGGAAAGTTCACAGGGGATTTTTCATATTTTGAAAAGGCCTGGGATATTCTCGAAAAATATATGATACCTAGTGAAGAGGATCAGCCTAATAGAAGTATGGCAAGATACAATCCTAGTTCACCGGCTACATATGCTCCCGAATGGGAAGAACCCAGTATGTATCCTGCACAACTGGATTTTAATGCTCCTGTTGGAGTAGATCCTATCTACAATGAGCTAGTAAGAGCTTATGGTACAAATACGATTTATGGTATGCATTGGCTCCTTGACGTAGATAATTGGTATGGATATGGAAGACGTGCTGATGGAAAAAGTTCACCTTCATATATTAATACTTTCCAGAGGGGAAGCCAAGAATCAACTTGGGAAACTATTCCTCAACCTTGTTGGGATGATTTAACTATGGGTGGAAGAAATGGATACCTTGATCTGTTCACAGGTGACAGTCAGTATTCTGCTCAATTTAAGTATACCAATGCCCCAGATGCTGATGCCAGAGCAGTTCAGGCAACTTACTGGGCTAATGTATGGGCAAAGGAACATGGTGTAGATATTAGTGATGAAGTAGCAAAAGCAACTAAGATGGGAGATTATCTCCGTTACTCTATGTTTGATAAGTATTTTAGAAAAATTGGTGACTCTAAGCAGGCAGGAACAGGTTATGATTCAGCTCATTATTTGATGTCCTGGTATTATGCATGGGGCGGCGGTATTACAGCGGATTGGTCTTGGATTATTGGATCTAGCCATAATCATGCCGGTTACCAAAATCCTATGGCAGCATGGATTTTATCAAATGATTCTGAGTTTAAACCCAAATCAGAAAACGGTGCCAGAGATTGGGGTAAGAGTTTAGAGCGTCAGTTGGAATTTTATCAGTGGTTACAGTCAGCTGAAGGAGCTATCGCAGGGGGAGCCAGCAACTCCTATAATGGTCGTTATGAGACCCTTCCTTCCGGTACTTCCACTTTTTATGGTATGGGCTATGTAGAGAATCCGGTTTACTTAGATCCCGGTAGTAATACTTGGTTTGGTTTCCAAGCTTGGTCCATGCAAAGGGTAGCAGAGTATTATTATCAGACCAATGATGCCAGAGCAAAAGATCTTATGGATAAGTGGGTTAGTTGGATAAAATCTGTAGTAAAAATCAACAGTGACGGAACTTTTGCTGTACCTAGTAATATTGAATGGTCAGGTCAGCCTGATACATGGACAGGTACCCCTACCGGTAATCCAAATCTTCATGTAGAAGTTGTTTCTTACGGTACAGATCTTGGTGTTACAGGATCTTTAGCTAATGCATTATTATATTATGCAAAAGCTTCCGGTGATGATGAAGCAAGAGAATTAGCTAAGGAATTACTAGATCGTATCTGGACATTGTACAGGGATGACAAGGGTGTAGCAGCTCCTGAGTCTAGAGAAGATTATAAGAGATTCTTTGAACAGGAAGTATATGTACCTGAGGGTTGGACAGGAACCATGCCTAATGGGGACAAGATTGAACATGGAATTACCTTCCTTGATATTCGTTCCAAGTATTTAGATGATCCTGATTATCCTAAACTACTAGAAGCATATGAAAAAGGAGAAGCTCCGGAATTTACATATCACAGATTCTGGGCACAATGTGATGTTGCAATTGCAAACGGAATTTATTCTATACTCTTTAGTGAAAGTGATGATCCTGCAAACAATTCTTCAATCACACCTAGCAGTGCAACTTTTGATAAAAATGAAGAAAATCAGAAGGATATCGATGTAACAGTAACCTTAAACGGCAACACTTTAGAGGCAGTTAAAGCCGGAAATTCCACTCTTGTAGAAGGTGTTGATTATTCTATAAGAGGTAATACCGTAACAATCAAGAAAGAATTCTTAGCAAAACAGGCGGTAGGAAACCTATCCATAGTATTTGATTTTAGCGCCGGTTTAGACCGTACCTTATCTGTTAAGATTGTGGATACCACACAGGGATCTGAAGATCCTGAAGAACCGGTTAAGGGAGATATTCTTCTTGAAAGCTTTAATGCAGGTACACAAGCAACAAGTAATTCTATCTTGCCAAGATACCGTATAACTAATACCGGTAACAGCAGTATATCCTTATCTGATCTTAAGATTAGATATTATTATACAATTGACGGTGATAAGTCTCAGACTTTCTGGTGTGATTGGTCCAGTATCGGAAGTAATAATGTTGTGGGCACATTTGTAAAAATGAGCAGTCCTAAAGCAGGGGCTGATTACTATCTAGAAATCAGCTTTACCGATGGGGCAGGAAATCTTGAACCCGGTGCTAGCATAGAGGTTCAAGGAAGATTTTCAAAATCCGATTGGTCAAATTACACTCAGACAGATGACTATTCCTTTAATTCAAGCAATAGTTATTACGGTGAAAATAATAAAGTAACTGTTTATCTTTCTGAAAAGCTAGTTTATGGAATGGAACCTTAA
- a CDS encoding staygreen family protein, producing the protein MNSFNPNKLYVEFRDGVTQKEPVNNRKYTLTHSDQTGELFLTIGLNYAYDKISYLRDEVLAEWRVGKGYAFLYVYVYIDGFMDPAISIRREAIFRRELPLALQAIKYGDKIFFDTHPELLYAPIWINFSSENSKYNRVEKWGNMNINY; encoded by the coding sequence TTGAATAGTTTTAATCCTAATAAGCTGTATGTTGAATTTAGAGATGGTGTAACACAAAAAGAGCCGGTGAATAATCGAAAATATACTCTTACGCACTCAGATCAAACAGGGGAACTATTTCTTACTATAGGTCTTAACTATGCTTATGACAAGATAAGCTATTTACGAGATGAAGTTCTTGCAGAATGGAGAGTGGGTAAGGGATATGCTTTCCTTTATGTATATGTTTATATTGATGGTTTTATGGATCCTGCCATATCTATAAGGCGAGAGGCAATATTTCGTCGTGAACTGCCATTAGCCTTACAAGCAATTAAGTATGGAGATAAGATATTCTTTGATACTCATCCGGAATTACTCTATGCCCCTATATGGATAAATTTTTCTTCTGAAAATTCAAAGTACAATCGTGTTGAAAAATGGGGAAATATGAATATAAACTATTGA
- a CDS encoding SF0329 family protein: MVWSKLKQNLESFLCPELVGRVEYRATSYHYLPDKLGRCYITVDKNEVLNMSDTNALIRCYQTEQEIKNNPDIDIPITEEDINEVRRDSFNQIPEDRLKVVARNRKISTYAKELLEAQAILLRSDFYDAAKRFLTMPIDDCLKSNEILLNIFALVDRRVGKRRLMNLEEQMSLKHPIVQYFYKLRIDSLGL; the protein is encoded by the coding sequence ATGGTATGGAGCAAACTAAAGCAAAATCTTGAAAGCTTTCTCTGTCCTGAACTGGTAGGGAGAGTTGAATACCGGGCTACAAGTTATCATTATCTGCCTGATAAATTGGGAAGATGTTATATAACAGTAGATAAGAATGAAGTCCTTAATATGAGCGATACCAATGCTCTAATTCGTTGCTACCAGACAGAGCAGGAGATAAAAAACAACCCTGATATTGATATTCCTATCACTGAGGAAGATATTAATGAGGTAAGAAGGGATTCTTTTAATCAAATTCCTGAGGATCGCTTAAAAGTTGTAGCTAGAAACCGTAAGATATCCACTTACGCCAAAGAACTACTTGAAGCACAGGCTATATTATTGAGGTCGGATTTCTATGATGCAGCTAAAAGATTTTTAACCATGCCTATAGATGACTGTCTTAAGAGTAATGAAATCTTACTGAATATCTTTGCCTTAGTAGATAGAAGAGTGGGCAAAAGACGTCTTATGAATTTGGAAGAACAGATGAGCTTAAAGCATCCAATTGTTCAGTATTTTTATAAGCTTCGTATAGATTCCCTAGGGCTCTAA
- the wrbA gene encoding NAD(P)H:quinone oxidoreductase: protein MSINLAIIYYSMGGSNYQLARWAEEGAKEAGADVRVLKVPELAPQSVIDQNPIWKSHVEATKDVPVATDEDIIWADAIIFSTPTRFGVMASQMKQFLDTKGGLWAQGKTVNKVVSAMTSAQNPHGGQEATILSLYTSMFHWGAIVVAPGFTDSVLFGAGGNPYGTSVSINQDGKMVEDVEAAVKYQAKRTVSVALALKKGWEN from the coding sequence ATGAGTATTAACTTAGCTATAATTTATTACAGTATGGGTGGTTCAAATTATCAGCTGGCTAGATGGGCTGAAGAAGGAGCTAAAGAGGCAGGAGCTGATGTTAGGGTATTAAAGGTACCGGAACTAGCTCCTCAATCTGTAATAGATCAAAATCCCATATGGAAGTCCCATGTTGAAGCAACAAAAGATGTTCCTGTTGCCACCGATGAGGATATTATATGGGCTGACGCAATTATTTTTAGTACCCCTACCAGATTTGGTGTAATGGCATCACAGATGAAGCAGTTCTTAGATACAAAAGGGGGACTTTGGGCTCAAGGAAAGACAGTTAATAAAGTAGTAAGTGCTATGACATCTGCACAAAACCCCCATGGTGGACAGGAAGCAACTATTTTATCACTTTACACATCCATGTTTCACTGGGGAGCTATAGTTGTAGCCCCGGGATTTACAGATTCGGTTCTATTTGGAGCAGGAGGAAATCCCTATGGAACAAGTGTATCAATAAATCAGGACGGTAAAATGGTTGAAGATGTAGAAGCAGCAGTTAAATATCAGGCAAAAAGAACGGTTAGTGTTGCCCTTGCACTTAAAAAAGGTTGGGAGAATTAA
- a CDS encoding CpsB/CapC family capsule biosynthesis tyrosine phosphatase has translation MIDLHTHLLPNIDDGASDISEALIMTKLLKEEGIKGAVCTPHYDPTSMSLNDFTSLRAKSLNLLKETCIPLIPASETYLHEYLFYNCNLDPLTIENTNYLLIELPFTKKWGNDIYKSLEKLMIYFDVIPIIAHIERYPAASKKNINRLKELGCVLQLNTSSLLQSKLKKKALSYMKKEFIDVLGSDCHNLKNRSPQVKIPLELIREQLGQGLCDEFAKRSEKVIKGIDIR, from the coding sequence ATGATTGATCTTCATACTCATTTACTACCTAATATAGATGACGGGGCTAGTGATATAAGTGAAGCTTTAATAATGACTAAGCTTCTTAAAGAAGAGGGCATAAAAGGGGCCGTATGTACGCCCCATTATGATCCTACCTCCATGTCACTTAATGATTTTACTAGCTTACGTGCAAAATCTTTAAATCTATTAAAAGAAACATGCATTCCGCTAATCCCTGCCAGTGAAACCTACCTTCATGAATACTTATTTTATAATTGCAACTTAGACCCACTAACAATTGAGAATACAAATTATTTATTGATAGAGCTGCCCTTTACTAAGAAGTGGGGTAATGATATTTATAAAAGTCTTGAAAAACTTATGATTTACTTTGATGTTATCCCCATTATTGCCCATATAGAAAGATATCCGGCAGCTAGTAAAAAAAATATAAATAGACTTAAGGAATTAGGTTGTGTGTTGCAGCTTAATACCTCCTCATTACTGCAGTCAAAATTAAAGAAAAAAGCATTAAGCTATATGAAAAAGGAATTTATAGATGTTTTGGGAAGTGACTGCCATAATTTAAAGAACCGTTCTCCTCAAGTAAAAATCCCTTTAGAACTGATTAGAGAGCAATTAGGGCAAGGCTTATGTGATGAATTCGCAAAGCGTTCGGAGAAAGTGATAAAAGGAATAGATATTAGATGA
- a CDS encoding zinc ribbon domain-containing protein YjdM has protein sequence MSVLPNCPSCNSEYTYEDGNILVCPECAYEWTLEMQDIKDNNDIIKDANGNELNDGDSVVVIKDLKVKGSSSSIKKGTKVKSIRLILDSRDGHDIDCKIDGFGAMKLKSEFVKKI, from the coding sequence ATGTCAGTATTACCAAACTGTCCAAGCTGTAATTCAGAATATACTTATGAAGATGGTAATATTTTAGTTTGCCCTGAATGTGCTTATGAATGGACTTTAGAAATGCAGGATATTAAAGATAATAATGATATCATAAAGGATGCCAATGGAAATGAGTTAAATGATGGTGATTCTGTAGTTGTAATTAAGGATCTTAAAGTAAAAGGTAGTTCATCCTCCATTAAGAAAGGAACTAAGGTTAAAAGCATTAGGCTTATACTTGATTCCCGTGATGGACATGATATTGATTGTAAAATTGATGGATTTGGTGCAATGAAATTAAAATCTGAATTTGTAAAAAAGATATAA